From the Lathyrus oleraceus cultivar Zhongwan6 chromosome 4, CAAS_Psat_ZW6_1.0, whole genome shotgun sequence genome, one window contains:
- the LOC127073565 gene encoding protein NRT1/ PTR FAMILY 6.2 gives MEKKMSWTVGDAVDYKGFPADRSKTGGWVPAALILGIEIVERLSTMGIAVNLVTYLMGVMHLPSSTAANTVTDFMGTSFLLCLLGGFLADSFLGRFKTIGIFAAIQTLGTAALAISTKLPRLSPPPCHAGEICKPANGIQMGILYLALYLIALGTGGLKSSISGFGSDQFDEKDEKENSQMTYFFNRFFFFISLGTLAAVTVLVYIQDKVSRSWAYGICSVSMIIAILVFLSGTKRYRYKKSLGSPIVHIFQVIVAAVKKRKMELPYNVGSLYDDTPEESRIEHTDQFRFLEKAAIVAEGDFDKDLYGSGPNPWKLCSLTRVEEVKMMVRLLPIWATTIIFWTTYAQMITFSVEQASTMQRNVGGFEIPAGCLTVFFVAAILITLAVNDRIIMPLWKKMKGKPGFTNLQRIAIGLLLSAFGMAAASLGEVKRLSVAKGVKGNQTTLPISVFLLIPQFFLVGSGEAFIYTGQLDFFITQSPKGMKTMSTGLFLTTLSLGFFISSFLVAVVKKVTGTRDGQGWLADHINKGRLDLFYALLTILSLINFVAFLVCAFWYKPKKAKPSMQMGTINGSSVEEKC, from the exons ATG GAGAAGAAAATGAGTTGGACAGTTGGAGATGCTGTGGACTATAAAGGCTTCCCTGCTGATAGGTCCAAAACTGGTGGTTGGGTTCCAGCTGCTCTTATTTTAG GGATTGAAATTGTTGAGAGGCTCTCTACAATGGGGATTGCAGTGAACTTGGTGACATATCTGATGGGAGTCATGCATCTTCCAAGCTCAACAGCAGCCAATACCGTGACCGATTTCATGGGCACGTCGTTTCTCCTTTGTTTGCTTGGAGGTTTTCTAGCAGATTCCTTCCTTGGAAGATTCAAGACTATTGGAATCTTTGCTGCAATACAAACACTG GGTACTGCAGCATTAGCAATCTCAACAAAATTGCCACGGCTAAGTCCACCACCTTGTCACGCGGGCGAAATTTGCAAACCGGCTAATGGAATCCAAATGGGAATCTTATACTTGGCTCTATACCTTATTGCACTAGGAACCGGTGGACTTAAGTCGAGCATTTCAGGATTTGGTTCTGATCAATTCGACGAGAAAGACGAGAAGGAGAATTCGCAAATGACTTATTTCTTCAACAGGTTTTTCTTCTTCATCAGTTTGGGAACTCTTGCAGCCGTGACAGTGCTTGTTTACATACAAGACAAAGTTAGTCGAAGTTGGGCTTATGGAATATGTTCGGTTTCTATGATCATAGCCATTTTGGTATTCTTATCAGGAACTAAACGATACCGATACAAGAAGAGTTTAGGAAGCCCTATTGTCCATATTTTCCAAGTTATTGTTGCAGCTGTGAAGAAAAGGAAGATGGAACTTCCATATAATGTTGGATCTTTGTATGATGATACTCCTGAGGAATCTAGAATCGAACACACGGATCAGTTCCG TTTTTTGGAGAAAGCGGCGATTGTGGCAGAAGGTGATTTTGATAAGGATTTATATGGTTCTGGTCCAAATCCATGGAAGCTATGCTCACTGACAAGGGTGGAAGAGGTGAAAATGATGGTGAGACTTCTACCAATATGGGCCACAACCATTATATTTTGGACCACATATGCACAAATGATCACCTTTTCCGTTGAACAAGCCTCCACAATGCAAAGGAATGTTGGAGGTTTTGAAATCCCTGCAGGATGTCTCACTGTCTTCTTTGTGGCCGCAATCCTAATCACTCTCGCAGTCAATGATCGAATCATCATGCCCCTTTGGAAGAAAATGAAGGGAAAACCAG GTTTCACCAACCTACAAAGGATTGCCATTGGACTTTTGTTATCAGCATTTGGAATGGCAgctgcttcgctaggcgaggtGAAAAGATTATCCGTGGCAAAAGGTGTAAAAGGAAATCAAACAACACTACCAATAAGTGTTTTTCTTCTAATCCCACAGTTTTTCTTGGTTGGTTCTGGTGAAGCATTCATATACACAGGACAACTTGATTTCTTCATAACACAATCACCAAAAGGAATGAAAACAATGAGCACAGGTCTCTTCCTCACAACACTATCGCTTGGTTTCTTCATCAGCAGTTTCCTTGTGGCAGTTGTGAAGAAAGTAACTGGAACTAGAGATGGACAAGGATGGCTAGCTGACCATATTAACAAGGGAAGGCTTGACTTGTTCTATGCACTTCTTACCATACTTAGTTTAATCAATTTTGTAGCATTTTTGGTGTGTGCATTTTGGTATAAGCCTAAGAAGGCTAAGCCATCAATGCAAATGGGAACAATCAATGGATCTTCAGTTGAGGAGAAGTGCTAA